From the genome of Sphingobacterium kitahiroshimense, one region includes:
- a CDS encoding FecR family protein yields MSKVEAYKNLIRQFYAKSVPEDSKAHFAQYLEDPEFLEAWEQLIDDDELDRASSSEPDDDQLFDKIKFDSRIKEYLTTVPLRKKLISTKVFKIAIASLILCTTVGSFLIWNINRKSNPTLVSNTKDWVVPGKERAQIILENGQVIDLDKITGDTVIDNGAFEILKLADGSISYRMKKGDHNEKKIAYNTIVTPRGGEYNLKLPDGTRVWLNAMTTLRYPIVFDKIKREIYLQGEAYFDVMAQQEDGRRIPFVIHTGGQALEVLGTEFNLQNYGQDIVTTLVEGKVKLNFVDSRLDDQYLAPAEQSIFYTKANKVIKNTVDPYYFKAWKDGKFTFSKTSIQDVMGIISRWYDVDVIYNTKIENFEFSGTISRYEDFRKLLKTIELVGGIHFEIEGRKVYVKN; encoded by the coding sequence ATGTCCAAAGTAGAAGCATATAAAAATTTGATTCGCCAGTTTTATGCGAAGTCTGTCCCCGAGGATTCGAAAGCCCATTTTGCCCAGTATTTAGAAGATCCTGAGTTCTTAGAAGCATGGGAGCAGTTGATCGATGATGATGAATTAGATCGTGCTTCATCCTCAGAACCAGACGATGATCAATTATTTGATAAAATAAAATTCGATTCCCGAATTAAGGAATATTTAACGACAGTACCTCTGCGTAAAAAACTCATTTCCACAAAAGTTTTCAAAATTGCTATCGCATCCTTAATCCTGTGCACAACTGTGGGCAGTTTTTTAATTTGGAATATCAATCGTAAAAGCAACCCGACTCTGGTGAGTAATACTAAAGACTGGGTTGTTCCTGGAAAAGAAAGAGCTCAAATTATTTTAGAAAACGGTCAGGTTATCGACCTTGATAAAATTACAGGTGATACGGTTATTGATAATGGTGCATTCGAAATCCTAAAATTGGCGGACGGTTCAATTTCATATCGCATGAAAAAGGGTGATCATAATGAAAAAAAAATTGCCTACAATACAATTGTTACTCCCCGTGGCGGTGAGTATAATCTGAAATTACCAGATGGAACCAGAGTATGGTTAAATGCAATGACCACCCTTAGGTATCCCATTGTGTTTGATAAAATAAAGCGGGAAATTTATCTGCAGGGAGAAGCATATTTTGATGTAATGGCGCAGCAGGAAGATGGTCGGCGAATCCCTTTTGTTATTCATACTGGTGGTCAGGCGCTTGAAGTGCTTGGGACAGAATTTAACCTTCAAAATTATGGACAGGACATTGTAACAACCTTAGTTGAAGGTAAAGTAAAACTAAATTTTGTGGACAGTCGTCTTGATGATCAATATCTAGCACCAGCGGAACAGTCTATTTTTTATACCAAAGCAAATAAAGTGATTAAAAATACCGTTGATCCCTATTATTTTAAAGCCTGGAAAGATGGGAAATTTACTTTTAGCAAAACCTCCATTCAAGATGTAATGGGGATCATCAGTCGGTGGTATGATGTGGATGTCATTTATAATACTAAAATTGAAAATTTTGAATTTTCAGGCACAATATCTAGATACGAAGATTTTCGAAAACTGTTAAAGACCATCGAATTGGTAGGAGGTATACATTTTGAAATTGAAGGAAGAAAGGTATATGTCAAAAATTAA
- a CDS encoding 3-oxoacyl-ACP synthase III family protein codes for MSSKIIGTGHYTPSHIVKNTFFQDSTFFDENEQPLKQSNEIITQKLKEITGIEERRYATHDQVASDLGFQAAQKAITNAQIDPETLDYIIFAHNFGDVKHGSIQSDMVPSLASRVKHLLKIKNNFCVAYDLLFGCPGWVEGVIQANAFIKAGLAKKCLIIGAETLSRVIDPHDRDSMIYADGAGAVIMECSDDDSGLKSHISASFTLNEIDYLYFGPSYFNQDSDTKYLKMKGRKIYEFALTNVSKAMKKCFDESGYDIKDLAKIIIHQANEKMDEAIVHRFYQLYNTPQPPDIMPMIIQKLGNNSVATIPTLLAMILQGELPQHKINKGDITLFASVGAGMNINAFVYKF; via the coding sequence ATGAGTAGCAAAATTATAGGTACTGGACATTATACTCCATCCCACATCGTTAAAAATACATTTTTTCAAGATTCCACATTTTTTGATGAAAATGAACAGCCTCTAAAACAGTCCAATGAGATAATCACACAAAAACTAAAAGAGATTACTGGAATCGAAGAAAGACGATATGCTACGCATGATCAAGTGGCATCCGATCTAGGATTTCAGGCTGCGCAAAAGGCGATAACAAATGCGCAGATCGACCCTGAAACCTTGGATTATATCATCTTTGCCCATAATTTCGGCGATGTTAAGCACGGCTCTATCCAATCTGATATGGTACCAAGCCTTGCTTCACGTGTAAAACATCTTTTAAAAATTAAAAATAACTTCTGCGTAGCTTATGATCTGCTTTTTGGTTGTCCAGGATGGGTGGAAGGTGTTATTCAGGCAAACGCCTTTATCAAAGCAGGGCTTGCTAAAAAGTGCCTGATCATTGGTGCTGAAACGCTTTCCCGCGTCATAGATCCTCATGATAGAGATAGTATGATCTATGCTGACGGTGCAGGAGCAGTGATAATGGAATGTAGCGATGATGATTCGGGTCTTAAATCTCATATTTCGGCTTCTTTCACACTCAATGAGATTGATTATTTATATTTTGGCCCCTCCTATTTTAATCAAGATTCTGACACAAAATACTTGAAAATGAAAGGGCGAAAAATATATGAGTTCGCATTGACTAATGTTTCAAAAGCGATGAAAAAATGCTTTGACGAGAGTGGATATGACATAAAAGATCTTGCTAAGATCATCATTCACCAAGCTAATGAAAAAATGGATGAAGCTATTGTGCATAGATTCTACCAACTGTACAATACACCACAACCACCCGACATTATGCCTATGATCATTCAGAAATTGGGCAATAATAGCGTTGCAACCATACCAACTTTATTAGCGATGATACTTCAAGGGGAATTGCCTCAACACAAGATCAACAAAGGAGACATCACGCTATTTGCTTCCGTAGGTGCTGGTATGAATATCAATGCATTTGTTTATAAATTTTAA
- a CDS encoding PLDc N-terminal domain-containing protein — protein MNLSFINIGTTEMLYLLVPILLVVYTIYHIITNDNIPGDKRILWIVAVVLFNVIGCIFYWWFGKDKSNNI, from the coding sequence ATGAACTTATCATTTATCAATATCGGAACCACAGAAATGCTTTATCTTCTTGTTCCCATTCTTTTGGTCGTGTACACGATTTATCACATCATCACCAATGATAATATACCCGGTGACAAGAGGATACTGTGGATAGTAGCTGTTGTACTATTCAATGTAATTGGATGCATTTTCTATTGGTGGTTTGGAAAAGATAAATCAAATAATATATAA
- a CDS encoding type 1 glutamine amidotransferase domain-containing protein, translated as MEKKNLKVLVVLTSHDQLGDTGNKTGFWVEEFAAPYYVLADAGVNVTIASPKGGQPPIDPKSALPEFQTEATKRFDEDKELKIKLANSIPLKEISEQDYDAIFYPGGHGPLWDLTNDKTSIALIEAFWRNNKPVAAVCHAPGVLRFVKDTNGSSLVKGKKVTGFSNSEEEAVQLTNVVPFLVEDELVKLGGIYSKGEDWNSYVLKDGNLITGQNPGSSEETAKELLALLAK; from the coding sequence ATGGAAAAAAAGAATTTAAAAGTATTGGTTGTACTGACATCGCATGACCAACTTGGAGATACAGGTAATAAAACAGGTTTTTGGGTTGAAGAATTTGCCGCTCCCTATTATGTTTTGGCCGATGCAGGTGTAAATGTAACAATTGCTTCTCCTAAAGGCGGACAACCACCCATAGATCCCAAAAGTGCGCTTCCAGAATTTCAGACAGAAGCAACAAAACGATTTGATGAAGATAAAGAACTGAAAATTAAATTAGCAAACAGCATTCCATTAAAGGAAATAAGTGAGCAAGATTATGATGCCATTTTTTATCCGGGAGGACACGGTCCTCTTTGGGATCTAACAAATGATAAAACGTCTATCGCACTTATTGAAGCATTCTGGAGGAACAATAAACCAGTTGCCGCAGTATGTCATGCTCCTGGAGTATTGCGCTTCGTAAAAGATACTAATGGTTCGTCATTAGTTAAAGGGAAAAAAGTTACAGGATTTTCGAACTCTGAAGAAGAAGCTGTGCAATTGACCAATGTTGTTCCCTTTTTAGTAGAAGATGAACTGGTAAAACTTGGAGGGATATACAGTAAAGGAGAGGATTGGAACAGCTATGTTTTAAAAGATGGTAACTTAATTACTGGACAGAACCCAGGTTCTTCAGAAGAAACAGCGAAAGAATTACTCGCGCTGTTAGCGAAATAA
- a CDS encoding response regulator transcription factor: MNINIDDFFEPVHFKDTLNELDYNITKPIVDFARSLSQLTYQSVYLIDYYKKGFLFVSDNPIFLCGRTADEVLKNGYQHYLDNVPEEDLLLLKKINDSGFDFLKNLSEEDRMQHSISYDFHLKQPIGKPILINHKLKPLLLDNSSNLWIALCLVSISSHAKAGNIRIKNEFDKSYFEYDLINNIWSEKPAILLKKREKDVLRYSAQGLTMEQIAEILFVSIDTIKFYKKQIFSKLKVKSITEATAIAIELSLF, from the coding sequence ATGAATATAAATATTGATGATTTTTTTGAGCCCGTACATTTTAAAGATACTCTTAATGAGCTGGATTATAATATAACCAAACCTATCGTAGATTTTGCGAGATCACTCAGTCAATTAACTTATCAAAGTGTGTATTTGATTGATTATTATAAAAAGGGATTTCTTTTTGTGTCCGACAATCCAATATTTCTTTGTGGTCGTACAGCTGATGAGGTTTTGAAAAATGGTTATCAGCATTATCTTGATAATGTACCTGAAGAAGATCTTCTACTATTAAAAAAAATTAATGATAGTGGCTTTGATTTCCTCAAAAATCTATCGGAAGAAGATCGGATGCAACATTCCATTTCATATGACTTCCACCTTAAGCAACCAATAGGAAAACCAATTCTGATCAATCACAAGCTAAAGCCTCTCCTACTAGACAACTCCTCAAACCTTTGGATAGCACTTTGTTTGGTGTCCATATCGTCTCATGCTAAAGCGGGAAATATTAGAATAAAGAATGAATTTGACAAATCTTATTTCGAATATGATCTGATCAATAATATTTGGTCAGAAAAACCTGCAATATTATTAAAAAAAAGAGAAAAAGATGTTCTAAGATACTCTGCCCAAGGATTAACAATGGAGCAAATAGCTGAAATCCTTTTTGTTTCTATCGATACTATTAAATTCTACAAAAAGCAAATATTCTCCAAGTTAAAAGTAAAAAGTATTACAGAAGCTACAGCCATAGCAATTGAACTGTCACTTTTCTAA
- a CDS encoding Crp/Fnr family transcriptional regulator, protein MSDREILRNHIEQTVQLSDEQFDYFFSFLKPVSFKRKQSVINIGDRVLCEYFVLNGCLKTFFVNDEQKMHILQFATKTWWASDYDALHNNKKATVNLDCVIDTNALCLFSEDREKVCKEIHEIETYLRWRSNKGYIGLQKRILSLLNNDARSRYEQLMQQYPDLYNLVPKHLIAAYLGVSRETLSRLYQVK, encoded by the coding sequence ATGTCCGATCGTGAAATTCTTAGAAATCATATAGAACAAACTGTCCAGCTTAGTGATGAACAGTTTGATTACTTTTTCTCATTTTTAAAACCTGTATCCTTTAAAAGAAAACAATCTGTTATAAATATAGGGGATCGTGTATTATGTGAATATTTTGTTCTAAATGGTTGCCTAAAAACTTTCTTTGTCAACGATGAACAAAAGATGCATATTCTACAGTTTGCGACAAAAACCTGGTGGGCATCTGATTATGATGCACTTCATAATAATAAAAAGGCGACTGTCAATCTAGACTGTGTTATCGACACCAATGCTCTTTGCCTATTTAGTGAAGACCGGGAAAAAGTCTGCAAAGAAATTCACGAGATAGAAACATATCTAAGATGGCGTTCAAATAAAGGATATATAGGTTTACAAAAAAGAATTCTCTCTTTGCTTAACAATGACGCTAGAAGCCGTTATGAGCAACTCATGCAACAATATCCCGATCTTTATAACCTGGTACCAAAGCATTTAATTGCGGCATATCTCGGAGTTTCGCGCGAAACATTAAGCAGACTTTATCAGGTCAAATAA
- a CDS encoding DUF3667 domain-containing protein — protein sequence MNCKSCNNEVYQNYCSNCGQPSKLKRIDGHYIAHEIEHVLHFERGILYTIKELITSPGDNVRRYISENRARLVKPIIFIIITSLLYTVVNGFFHIEEGYVKYDGISTTTTGRIFSWVQSHYGYANIILGVFTAFWVKIFFKKYDYNFFEILILLCFVTGIEMLIYAFFACLYGLIQIDLMQFGGMIGIAYCSWAIGHFFDKKKTINYLKAFAAFVLGILTSVTIALTIGTLIDLLIKH from the coding sequence ATGAATTGTAAAAGTTGCAACAACGAAGTATATCAGAATTACTGTTCAAACTGCGGACAACCTTCAAAACTAAAGAGAATAGATGGGCATTATATTGCACACGAGATCGAACATGTATTACATTTTGAAAGAGGTATCCTATATACCATCAAGGAATTAATAACTAGCCCTGGGGACAATGTGAGACGTTATATTTCAGAAAATAGAGCTCGACTTGTAAAACCTATTATTTTTATCATCATCACTTCCCTTCTATATACAGTTGTTAACGGATTTTTCCATATTGAGGAAGGTTATGTAAAATATGACGGAATCTCAACAACCACCACAGGCAGAATTTTCAGCTGGGTACAAAGTCACTATGGCTATGCCAACATCATACTGGGAGTATTTACTGCTTTTTGGGTTAAAATATTTTTCAAAAAATATGACTATAATTTTTTTGAAATTTTAATATTACTATGCTTTGTTACAGGTATAGAGATGCTTATATATGCATTTTTTGCTTGCTTATATGGTTTGATACAAATTGACTTAATGCAATTTGGAGGTATGATTGGTATTGCCTATTGTAGTTGGGCTATTGGTCATTTCTTTGACAAAAAGAAGACTATAAATTATTTAAAAGCATTCGCCGCATTCGTGTTAGGAATATTAACTTCTGTAACAATTGCATTAACAATAGGAACACTAATCGACTTACTTATAAAACATTAA
- a CDS encoding GNAT family N-acetyltransferase encodes MMVEIRNAIESDIEILLNFEKGIVDAERPFDDSLKEGEIHYYDLMDLIRSERAALLVAVVNNEIVGSGYGKILEAKPFQKHKEYAYLGFMYVKPIFRGQGINGVILQKLMEWAKSRGLTEVKLDVYDANVIAKNAYLKAGFKPHLLKMRLDL; translated from the coding sequence ATGATGGTAGAAATACGGAATGCGATTGAATCTGATATTGAGATATTATTAAATTTTGAAAAAGGAATAGTAGATGCTGAAAGACCCTTTGATGACAGTTTAAAAGAAGGGGAGATTCACTACTATGATTTAATGGATCTCATTCGAAGTGAGCGAGCAGCGTTATTGGTGGCTGTTGTTAATAATGAAATTGTAGGTTCAGGCTATGGTAAAATTTTGGAGGCGAAACCGTTTCAAAAACATAAGGAATACGCGTATTTGGGTTTTATGTATGTGAAGCCCATATTTAGAGGTCAGGGTATTAACGGTGTAATTTTACAAAAACTTATGGAATGGGCTAAAAGCCGTGGTTTAACGGAAGTTAAATTGGATGTTTATGATGCAAATGTAATTGCTAAAAATGCCTATCTAAAAGCGGGATTTAAACCCCATTTATTGAAAATGCGTTTAGACTTGTAA
- a CDS encoding RNA polymerase sigma factor, which yields MNLKGMPCNIEEFNRFQLGDEAVFHKIFVFYKPFLFRKFNQFCSSNVEVEEVLQEVFVQLFLKRQQIPDIQSIFPFLYIVGKRMSISYFRKAVVREQYMLKNQSQFNEAYDCLETHIETKDLSDILESIIKDLPTQQQKIFRMNKLDELSYKEIAAEIGVSKHTVRNHLATACNFVRLKLDKILYLLFFIKIIF from the coding sequence ATGAACTTGAAGGGAATGCCTTGCAATATAGAAGAGTTTAATCGCTTCCAATTGGGTGATGAAGCTGTATTTCATAAGATATTTGTGTTTTATAAGCCTTTCCTGTTTCGGAAATTTAACCAATTTTGTTCTTCCAATGTCGAGGTGGAAGAAGTATTGCAGGAAGTGTTTGTACAATTATTCTTAAAAAGACAGCAGATTCCAGATATTCAATCGATTTTTCCTTTTTTGTATATAGTTGGAAAGCGGATGTCCATATCTTACTTCAGGAAAGCAGTGGTAAGGGAACAATATATGCTAAAAAATCAATCGCAATTTAATGAAGCATATGACTGCCTGGAAACCCACATTGAAACTAAGGATCTATCCGATATTCTAGAATCTATTATTAAAGACCTTCCAACGCAGCAGCAGAAAATTTTTCGTATGAATAAACTTGATGAACTTAGTTATAAGGAAATCGCTGCTGAAATTGGTGTATCAAAACATACAGTACGAAATCATCTAGCTACAGCTTGTAATTTTGTACGATTAAAATTGGATAAGATTCTTTACCTACTTTTTTTTATAAAAATTATTTTCTGA
- a CDS encoding glycosyltransferase, giving the protein MNYMEEVLTPSSEVKMQVKPAVFNSKELESKQQKNNLLRKTMQYGLKEYSIWGFTFLILLTSVFGLYMLQTEFEALRFERLNSIGGTLLVGFGIFLLLTSVSFLVYLIVLHMKYKPIASVSNEELPSCTIIVPAYNEGHLVYDTLHSLANSDYPEKKLQIIAIDDGSKDDTFTWIQRAKAELGDRVEIYKQPKNMGKRHALYRGFKLGKGDVFITVDSDSIVKKDTLRNMVSPFVKNENCGAVAGNVRVLNNKKAIIPRMLSVSFIFSFEFVRSAQSVLGSVMCTPGALSAYRKESVMNCLEDWINQTFMDQPSDIGEDRAMTNMILKQGYHVLFQSNAYVYTDTPVRYKNLYKMYIRWERSNVRENIMMSRFAFTNFREGKKLGTRILLLMQWKKVLLSYPLLVLMLWTIFHYPLMFLSATFVGILIFSSVQAFFFASKSDNKKEAIWAYTYSIFYALSLFWITPYAIATAGRSGWLTRG; this is encoded by the coding sequence ATGAATTACATGGAAGAAGTTCTCACTCCCTCATCGGAGGTTAAGATGCAAGTCAAGCCAGCAGTATTTAATTCAAAAGAGCTGGAATCGAAACAACAAAAAAATAATTTGTTACGTAAAACAATGCAATATGGTCTCAAAGAATATAGCATTTGGGGCTTTACATTTTTGATCTTACTAACATCGGTTTTCGGTTTGTATATGCTTCAAACAGAATTTGAAGCATTAAGATTTGAACGATTAAACAGTATAGGTGGAACATTGCTTGTTGGATTTGGTATTTTTTTACTTTTAACTAGCGTAAGCTTTTTAGTTTATCTAATTGTTTTACATATGAAGTATAAACCGATAGCTTCGGTTTCAAATGAGGAGCTGCCTTCATGTACCATTATAGTACCCGCATATAATGAAGGTCATCTGGTATATGATACCTTACACAGTCTCGCTAATAGTGATTACCCAGAAAAGAAACTTCAGATAATTGCTATTGATGATGGAAGTAAAGATGATACGTTTACCTGGATACAGCGTGCCAAAGCAGAATTGGGTGACCGTGTGGAAATCTATAAGCAACCTAAGAATATGGGTAAACGACATGCATTATATCGTGGATTCAAATTAGGAAAAGGCGATGTATTTATTACAGTTGATAGTGATTCTATTGTAAAAAAAGACACTTTGCGTAATATGGTTTCTCCTTTTGTAAAAAATGAGAATTGTGGAGCAGTTGCAGGAAATGTACGTGTTTTAAACAATAAGAAAGCAATTATTCCACGTATGCTCAGTGTTAGTTTTATATTTAGTTTTGAATTTGTACGCTCTGCACAAAGTGTATTAGGTTCAGTAATGTGTACACCTGGAGCCTTATCTGCATACAGAAAAGAATCGGTCATGAATTGTCTTGAAGATTGGATTAACCAGACCTTTATGGATCAACCATCAGATATTGGGGAAGATCGTGCTATGACAAATATGATTCTAAAACAAGGATATCACGTACTATTTCAGTCCAATGCTTATGTATATACTGATACTCCTGTACGATACAAAAATCTATATAAAATGTATATCCGTTGGGAGAGAAGTAATGTACGCGAAAACATCATGATGAGCCGTTTTGCTTTTACCAACTTCCGAGAAGGTAAAAAATTGGGTACGCGTATCTTATTGCTTATGCAGTGGAAAAAAGTCTTACTTTCTTATCCTTTGCTTGTATTAATGCTATGGACAATATTTCATTATCCACTAATGTTTCTGAGTGCTACTTTTGTCGGTATATTGATTTTTTCAAGCGTCCAAGCATTCTTTTTTGCTTCAAAAAGTGATAATAAGAAGGAAGCAATCTGGGCATATACATATAGTATTTTTTACGCACTTTCACTATTCTGGATCACACCTTATGCAATTGCAACTGCGGGAAGAAGTGGTTGGTTAACCAGAGGATAA